The following are encoded together in the Flavobacterium haoranii genome:
- a CDS encoding pyridoxal-dependent decarboxylase, with product MQFWKKLTQEQRLHRIQQALQENVNFSKDASLGYPASKLDGRVFYDDAPFLKDAPTLQTYVANPNNIGCHTFGTSEKAFCGTQEIEREVLDVIAIDIFKAKENEYDGYIAPGGTEANIQALWVFRNYFFNTYNAKLNEIAILASEDTHYSIPKGSNLLQVDWLKVPVDFNTREIQKEQLGTIVETAIKNGKRYFMAVANMATTMFGSVDNPDVYTDVLEKYNVPYKLHIDGAYGGFVYPFSNKESKINFSNPKISSITIDAHKMLQAPYGTGVFICRKGLIENVLTKEAEYVEGMDLTLCGSRSGANAVAVWMILFTYGAYGWFEKISVLQMRTQFLCDELDKLNIEYFREPFMNLVTIHAENIPHEIAEKYDLVPQQHNEHNKWYKIVLMDHVEIDHLTTFIDDLKLAINE from the coding sequence ATGCAATTTTGGAAAAAACTTACGCAAGAACAGCGTTTACATAGAATTCAACAAGCTTTACAAGAAAATGTCAACTTCTCAAAAGATGCTTCATTAGGTTATCCGGCTTCTAAATTAGACGGACGCGTTTTTTATGACGACGCTCCTTTTTTGAAAGATGCTCCTACTTTGCAAACATACGTTGCTAATCCGAATAACATTGGTTGTCATACTTTTGGCACTTCTGAAAAAGCGTTTTGTGGCACACAAGAAATAGAAAGAGAAGTATTAGATGTTATTGCTATTGATATTTTTAAAGCCAAAGAAAACGAATATGACGGCTACATTGCTCCCGGCGGAACAGAAGCTAATATTCAGGCACTTTGGGTTTTTCGCAATTACTTTTTCAATACATATAATGCAAAACTGAACGAAATTGCCATTTTAGCTTCGGAAGACACACATTATTCTATCCCAAAAGGTTCCAATTTATTACAAGTCGATTGGCTTAAAGTTCCCGTTGATTTTAATACAAGGGAAATCCAAAAAGAACAATTGGGAACCATAGTAGAAACCGCTATCAAAAATGGAAAGAGATATTTCATGGCTGTGGCCAATATGGCGACGACTATGTTTGGTTCAGTTGACAACCCTGATGTTTATACTGATGTTTTAGAAAAATACAACGTTCCATACAAATTACACATTGACGGCGCTTACGGTGGATTTGTGTATCCGTTTAGCAATAAAGAATCTAAAATAAACTTTAGCAATCCCAAGATTAGTTCGATTACCATTGATGCTCATAAAATGCTACAAGCGCCTTATGGAACCGGAGTTTTTATTTGCCGAAAAGGTTTAATTGAAAATGTATTGACCAAAGAAGCCGAATATGTTGAAGGCATGGATTTAACTCTTTGCGGAAGTCGTTCGGGAGCAAATGCAGTTGCCGTTTGGATGATTTTATTCACTTACGGCGCTTACGGCTGGTTTGAAAAAATTAGCGTTTTACAAATGCGTACGCAATTTTTATGTGACGAATTAGACAAACTCAACATTGAATATTTTCGTGAACCTTTTATGAATTTGGTTACCATTCACGCTGAAAATATTCCGCATGAAATTGCCGAAAAATACGATTTGGTTCCCCAGCAACATAACGAACACAACAAATGGTATAAAATTGTCTTAATGGATCACGTAGAAATTGATCATTTAACTACTTTTATAGATGATTTGAAATTAGCTATAAATGAATAA
- a CDS encoding succinylglutamate desuccinylase/aspartoacylase family protein translates to MNEIRPLHLFGETILPGESRTISMEIAKLHTMNKLKIPIIIERSRVAGPTVLFSAGLHGDEINGTETVRQIITKKLNKPKKGTIICIPIINIFGFVNQTREFPDKRDLNRVFPGSKTGSLASRFAYYIVKEILPNINYVIDFHAGGAQRFNAPQIRIEQGNLELKELAEVFHAPFTLYSKNISGSFRSTCDKLGVKMLLFEGGKSLDLNEDITNEALQGSKRFLEHLGMLNPKKKASEPPHTSIYIEKSNWIRAKYSGMFHGVAQIGSFVKKGELLATISDPYGKVEHKVKSPNEGYLINVNHAPFVYQGDAIFHITTHLES, encoded by the coding sequence ATGAATGAGATAAGACCTTTACACCTTTTTGGTGAGACTATTTTACCCGGAGAAAGTAGAACCATTAGTATGGAAATTGCCAAATTACATACTATGAATAAGCTTAAAATTCCCATTATCATTGAACGTTCAAGAGTTGCGGGTCCCACAGTTCTTTTCTCAGCAGGTTTACATGGCGATGAAATTAATGGTACCGAAACTGTGCGCCAGATAATTACAAAAAAGTTGAACAAACCGAAAAAAGGCACTATTATTTGTATTCCTATCATCAATATTTTTGGTTTTGTGAACCAAACACGAGAATTTCCGGACAAGCGCGACTTAAACCGAGTTTTTCCAGGAAGTAAAACCGGTTCGTTGGCCAGTCGGTTTGCGTATTATATCGTAAAAGAAATTTTACCCAATATCAATTATGTAATAGATTTTCATGCGGGCGGTGCCCAACGTTTTAATGCACCACAAATTCGCATTGAACAAGGAAACCTAGAGCTCAAAGAATTAGCTGAAGTTTTTCATGCTCCTTTTACCTTGTATTCCAAAAACATTTCGGGTTCATTTCGAAGCACTTGTGATAAACTAGGAGTAAAAATGTTGCTTTTTGAAGGTGGAAAATCTTTGGACTTAAATGAAGACATCACCAACGAAGCCTTACAAGGAAGCAAGCGTTTTTTAGAACATTTAGGCATGTTGAATCCAAAGAAAAAAGCTTCTGAACCTCCACATACTTCTATTTATATTGAAAAATCGAACTGGATTAGGGCAAAATATTCCGGAATGTTTCATGGTGTAGCGCAAATTGGTTCATTTGTCAAAAAAGGCGAACTTTTGGCTACTATTTCTGATCCGTATGGAAAAGTGGAGCACAAAGTAAAATCGCCAAATGAAGGTTATTTGATTAATGTAAATCATGCACCATTTGTCTATCAAGGTGATGCCATTTTTCATATTACAACCCACTTGGAAAGCTAA